The following proteins are co-located in the Synechococcus sp. PROS-U-1 genome:
- the rplI gene encoding 50S ribosomal protein L9, whose protein sequence is MPKRVKVVLNEDLLSLGKDGDLVEVAPGYARNFLLPFGKAVPLTPAVMKQVEHRRAKEAERQAALKQEALDFKTALSTIGRFTVKKQTGEDNVLFGTVTNGDVAEAIEAATKKEIDRRDILVPEIHRTGKFTVTVKLHSEVTAEINLEVVSY, encoded by the coding sequence ATGCCTAAGCGTGTAAAAGTCGTTCTGAATGAGGACCTCCTCAGCCTGGGCAAGGACGGAGACCTGGTGGAGGTTGCTCCGGGTTACGCCCGTAACTTCTTGCTCCCCTTCGGCAAAGCTGTGCCTCTCACCCCAGCGGTGATGAAGCAGGTGGAGCACCGCCGGGCCAAGGAAGCTGAACGCCAGGCAGCTCTGAAGCAGGAAGCCCTCGACTTCAAGACCGCCCTTTCCACCATCGGTCGTTTCACCGTCAAGAAGCAGACCGGTGAAGACAACGTGCTGTTCGGCACCGTGACCAACGGTGATGTGGCCGAAGCCATCGAAGCAGCCACCAAGAAGGAGATCGACCGCCGCGACATCCTGGTGCCTGAAATCCACCGCACCGGCAAGTTCACCGTCACGGTGAAGCTTCACAGCGAAGTCACCGCCGAGATCAACCTGGAAGTGGTGAGCTACTGA
- the dnaB gene encoding replicative DNA helicase, whose protein sequence is MVSVPLPEKNDGGRRGYGQGRRDDEPNFEALPDSVPPQNLEAEEAVLGGILLDPDAIGRVADVLQPEAFYLNAHREIFRTALMLHGQGKPTDLTAMSAWLADTGALEKVGGNNRLVELVERVPSTASIEQVARLVMDKFLRRQLIRSGNEVIQLGFDQSLPMEQVLDQAEQKIFAISQEKPSKGLTPTAEILTQTFEEIESRSLGTSVAGIPVNFYDLDAMTQGLQRSDLIIVAGRPAMGKTSIVLNLAKNVAQLHDLPVCLFSLEMSKEQLTYRLLSMEVGIEAGRLRTGRLQQEEWPLLGQGINSLGQLPIFIDDKPNSGVLEMRSLCRRLMAEQGKELGLVMIDYLQLMEGSGSDNRVQELSRITRGLKQMARELNVPVIALSQLSRGVESRTNKRPMLSDLRESGSIEQDADLVLMIYRDEYYNPETPDRGITEVIVTKHRNGPVGTVKLLFEPQFTRFRNLAA, encoded by the coding sequence ATGGTGAGCGTCCCCCTGCCAGAGAAGAATGATGGGGGACGCCGTGGTTATGGCCAGGGTCGCCGCGACGACGAGCCGAACTTCGAGGCCCTGCCCGATTCCGTCCCGCCCCAGAACCTTGAGGCGGAAGAGGCGGTATTGGGCGGCATCCTGCTTGATCCTGATGCAATCGGCCGAGTGGCTGACGTGCTGCAGCCTGAAGCCTTCTATCTGAACGCCCACCGGGAGATCTTTCGCACCGCCCTGATGCTGCACGGCCAGGGCAAGCCCACGGATCTCACTGCCATGAGCGCCTGGCTGGCCGACACCGGCGCCTTGGAGAAGGTGGGCGGCAACAACCGACTGGTGGAGTTGGTGGAGCGGGTTCCCTCCACCGCCTCGATCGAGCAGGTGGCTCGGCTGGTGATGGACAAGTTCCTACGCCGCCAGCTGATCCGCTCCGGCAACGAAGTGATTCAGCTGGGATTTGATCAGAGCCTGCCGATGGAACAGGTGCTGGACCAGGCGGAGCAGAAGATTTTCGCCATCAGCCAGGAGAAGCCCTCCAAGGGTCTGACCCCCACAGCCGAAATCCTCACCCAGACCTTTGAGGAAATCGAGAGCCGCTCCCTTGGCACCTCAGTGGCCGGCATCCCGGTGAACTTCTACGACCTGGATGCAATGACCCAGGGCCTGCAGCGCAGCGACCTGATCATCGTGGCGGGGCGGCCGGCCATGGGAAAAACCTCGATCGTGCTGAACCTGGCCAAGAACGTGGCGCAGCTGCACGACCTGCCGGTGTGCCTGTTCTCCCTGGAGATGAGCAAAGAGCAGCTCACCTACCGCCTGCTCTCGATGGAGGTGGGCATTGAAGCGGGCCGGCTGCGCACCGGCCGCTTGCAGCAGGAGGAATGGCCGCTGCTGGGGCAAGGCATCAACAGCCTTGGCCAATTGCCGATCTTCATCGACGACAAGCCCAACTCCGGCGTGCTGGAAATGCGCTCGCTCTGCCGGCGGCTGATGGCCGAACAGGGCAAAGAGCTGGGGCTGGTGATGATCGATTACCTGCAACTGATGGAAGGCTCGGGCTCCGACAACCGAGTGCAGGAGCTGTCGCGCATCACCCGGGGCCTGAAGCAAATGGCCCGGGAACTGAACGTGCCCGTGATTGCCCTTTCCCAGCTGAGCCGGGGTGTTGAGTCACGCACCAACAAGCGACCGATGCTGAGCGACCTGCGGGAATCGGGCTCGATCGAGCAGGACGCCGACTTGGTGCTGATGATCTATCGCGACGAGTATTACAACCCGGAAACTCCAGACCGGGGTATCACCGAAGTGATCGTGACCAAGCACCGCAACGGACCGGTGGGCACAGTGAAGCTGCTGTTCGAGCCCCAGTTCACTCGCTTCCGCAACCTGGCGGCCTGA
- a CDS encoding helix-turn-helix domain-containing protein produces the protein MKRLDATFESCSDLQELFQPLSPDLVALQLSCGALKGRVQAWGFDGFRLNLLNTNQTLFLSGSRRAGTCTLTLPLDQAETDTDYRAQGITMPWPGLMGYNRDLIDFDLKLPAGAQLATVVISKAAWLDLHRQTDGPMMMKRWEQTNQLEVRTPLRDQLQRQLMAMIHGQADSQQTVDSVQLIHTLIQCFEEPTAKTLPIAKREARHQAAIDLLHWCAKHPKTPLKIEEISSEIYQSRTSLFQGSKEHFQRTPLELQRSIRLDRVRQLLLNPKQRHNQGLTGVSEIVEEMGFRSRSHFAHRYEQHFHELPRETLNRSHTKAP, from the coding sequence GTGAAGCGCCTCGATGCAACATTCGAGAGTTGCAGTGACCTGCAGGAGCTGTTCCAGCCGCTTTCACCAGATCTTGTCGCCCTGCAACTGAGCTGCGGAGCACTGAAGGGACGGGTGCAGGCCTGGGGGTTTGACGGATTTCGATTGAATCTGCTGAACACCAATCAAACCCTGTTCCTCAGCGGCTCGCGGCGAGCCGGAACCTGCACGCTGACCCTTCCCCTAGATCAAGCCGAGACCGACACGGATTACAGAGCCCAGGGCATCACCATGCCGTGGCCGGGCTTAATGGGATACAACCGCGACTTGATCGATTTCGATCTCAAGCTTCCCGCCGGAGCCCAGTTGGCAACGGTGGTGATCAGCAAGGCGGCCTGGCTCGATCTGCATAGGCAAACGGACGGGCCAATGATGATGAAACGCTGGGAACAGACCAATCAGCTGGAAGTTCGAACACCCCTGCGTGATCAGCTTCAACGCCAACTCATGGCAATGATTCATGGCCAAGCAGATTCACAGCAGACCGTGGATTCTGTTCAGTTAATTCATACCCTGATCCAATGCTTTGAAGAACCAACAGCAAAGACACTGCCGATCGCCAAACGGGAAGCGCGGCACCAAGCGGCCATCGACCTGCTGCACTGGTGTGCCAAGCATCCCAAAACACCACTAAAGATTGAGGAGATCAGCTCCGAGATTTATCAATCACGGACATCGCTGTTCCAAGGATCCAAAGAACACTTTCAGCGCACACCGCTCGAACTGCAACGCTCCATCCGCTTGGATCGAGTGCGGCAGTTGCTGCTCAACCCCAAGCAACGCCACAACCAAGGCCTCACGGGCGTGAGCGAGATTGTGGAAGAGATGGGCTTCCGCAGTCGGAGCCACTTCGCCCATCGCTATGAACAGCACTTTCATGAGCTGCCACGCGAGACACTCAACCGAAGCCACACCAAAGCACCCTGA